GACTGCTCGGCCAGGCGGCGCATCTCCTCGGCCACCACCGCGAAGCCCTGCCCGCTCTCGCCCACCTTGGCGGCCTCGATGGCGGCGTTGAGCGCCAGCACGTTGGACTGCTCGGCCAGGTCCTTGACCGCGGCGATGATGCCGGCGATCTGCACGGTGCGGTCGGAGAGCTCGGTGACCGCCCCGGCGATGGCGCCCACCCGCCCCTCCAGCGCGGCCAGGCCGGCCATGCCCTCGCGCACCGCCAGCGCCCCCTGGCGCCACACGGCGTCGGACCGCCCGGCCACCTCGATGACCAGCTGGGCGCTCTCGGTGGCGATGCGCGAGGCCACCGCCATCTCGGCCACGGTGGAGGCGGTCTCCTCCAGCGCCGCCACCTGGCCGCCCAGCTGCCGCACCTGGTCGCGGGTGGTCTCGCCGATGGTGCGGGTGGCGGCGCCCACCTGCCCGGCGGCCAGGCGCAGGTCGGCCAGCATGGCGCGCAGCCCCTCCCCGAGCCGCTCCAGGTGGCCGGACAGGGTGGCCAGCTCGTCGCGGGCCGCCACCGGCGCGCCGGCCGCCAGGTCGCCCTGGGCCATCCGCCCGGCCGCCTCCGCCAGGGGGCCGAGCGGGCTGGCCAGCCGCCGCGCCAGCAGGCCGCCCACCAGCGCCGCCGCCACCGCCAGCAGGAGGCCGGCCGCGGCGCTCAGGCCCACCGCCAGCCCGAGCAGGCCGGAGAGGCGGGAGCGGTCGAGCCGCACCTCCACCGTGCCGCCCGGCACCGCCGCGGCCGGGCCCAGCCGGGCCACCCCGGCCACCACCCCGGCGTCCGGCAGCGGCACCGCCGAGCGGCCCACCACCAGCCCGGCGGCGTCGCGGACCGCCACCTCCACCCCGTCGTCGGTGGCCGCGCGCACCCGCGAGGCCCAGGCGTCGGCGTCGAAGTGGGCGGCCGGCTCGGCCCGCCGCATGGCGGCGGCCGCGCTGGAGGCCACCGCGGCGGCGCGCAGGCGCATGCCGTTGGCCATCAGCTCGCGCCCGGTGAGGTAGACGGCCAGCAGCAGCACCGCCATGGCCACCCCGACCACCAGGCCGAGCACGATCGCCACCTTGCGGTGGAAGCGCCCCTGGGAGGGGGCCAGGGCGGGCGCGTCGGCGGGCGGCATGGGACCGGCAGTCTAGCAGGAGGCGGCGCCGCCCCAGAGGCTGGAACCGCCCCCGGCTCCGGTCTAGAGTGCGCCGACTTTCGGCACCCTGCCGCCCGCCCGGAGCCCCACCCATGAGCGCCCCCGCCCCCATCCCCAGCAGCGCCACCCCGGCGCGCGAGTTCAAGCCGTACGTCGCGCCCGAGACCAGCATGGCCGAGCTCACGCCCAAGGCCATCGTGGCCGGGGCGGTCTTCGGCATCCTCTTCGGCGCCTCCACGGTCTACCTGGCGCTCAAGGCCGGCCTGACCGTCTCGGCCTCCATCCCCATCGCCGTCATCGCCATCTCGCTGGGGCGCAAGCTCCTCAAGACCACCATCCTGGAGAACAACATCATCCAGACGGCCGGGTCGGCCGGCGAGTCGATCGCGGCCGGGGTGGTCTTCACCCTGCCCGGCTTCCTCTTCCTCTCGGTGGGCGCCGACGGCGTCTCGGTGGGGGCCGGCTACTTCAACTACATCACCCTCTTCACGCTCTCGCTGGTGGGCGGCATGCTGGGCGTCCTCATGATGGTGCCGCTCCGGCGCGCCCTCATCGTCAAGGAGCACGGCGAGCTGCAGTACCCGGAGGGCGCCGCCTGCGCCTCGGTGCTCATCGCCGGCGAGAAGGGCGGCGACTTCGCCCGGACCGCCTTCCAGGGCGTGGGCATCTCGATGGCCTACGCCATCCTGCAGAAGGTCTTCCACGTCATCGCCGAGACCCCGGCCTGGGTCTCGGGGCGCACCAACAAGTGGCTCCCCCACGCCACCGTCAACGCCGAGATCACCCCCGAGTACATGGGCGTGGGCTACATCATCGGCCCGAAGATCGCCGGGGTGCTGGTGGCCGGCGGCGTCCTGGCCTGGCTGGGGCTCATCCCGCTGCTCGGCTTCCTGGTGCCCGGCGACGCGGTGGCCGCGCAGCTCCTCAAGGTGGGCAACACCCCGGCCCAGTTCGGCTGGGACCCGGCCACCCACACCTTCGCCAACACCGCCAACGCCATCTACCGCGCCTACGTCCGCCAGATCGGCGCCGGCGCGGTGGCGGCCGGCGGCTTCATCACCCTCATCAAGACCCTGCCCACCATCTACACCTCGCTGCGCGACTCGATCCGCTCGCTCTCCGACAAGGTGGCCGCCTCGGGGGTCAAGCGCACCGACCGCGACCTCTCCTTCGTGACCGTCATCGCCGGCAGCCTGGGGCTGGTGGTGGTGCTGGCGGTGCTGCCCTTCATGCCCGGCAACAGCTTCGGCACCCGGCTCATGGTGGGGATCCTGGTCATCGTCTTCGGCTTCATCTTCGTGACCGTCTCGTCGCGCATCGTGGGGCTCATCGGCTCCTCCTCCAACCCCATCTCCGGCATGACCATCGCCACCCTGATGGCCACCGCCATGATCTTCGTGGGGCTGGGCTGGACCGGCTCGGCCTACGAGCCCATGGCGCTGGTGGTGGGCGGCATGGTCTGCATCGCGGCCGCCAACGGCGGCGCCACCTCGCAGGACCTCAAGACCGGCTACCTGATCGGCGCCACCCCGCGCTCCCAGCAGATCGCCCTCTTCGTGGGCGCCATCGCCTCGGCGGTGGTCATCGGCCTGACCGTGCAGCTGCTCGACCAGCCCACCGCCGAGCAGGCGGCCCAGGGCATCACCCACGCCATCGGCACCGAGAAGTTCCCGGCCCCGCAGGGCACGCTCATGGCGACCCTCATCAAGGGGCTCCTGTCGCTCAACCTGGACTGGGTCTACGTGCTGGTGGGCGTCTTCTTCTCGATCACCATGGAGCTGTGCGGCGTGAAGGCGCTCTCCTTCGCGGTGGGCCTGTACCTGCCGCTCTCCACCACCCTGCCCATCTTCGCCGGCGGCGTGGTCAAGGGGCTGGTGGACGTGGTGGCGAAGCGCAAGGGCGGACCGGCCGAGGACGCCGAGCTGGGCGGCGGCTCGCTCATGGCCACCGGCCTGGTGGCCGGCGGCGCCCTCACCGGCGTGGTGGTGGCGCTGCTCAACGTGAACGACGGCATCAACACCTTCCTCACCGAGAACCTCAACCTCGAGCCGGCCCTGGCCGGGGTGCTGGGGCACGGCGGCTTCCAGCTCCTCGGGGTGGCCTGCTTCCTCGGCCTGGCGGTGCTCCTGTTCCGCGCCTCGCAGAAGCCGGCGCCCACGGTCTAGCCCGGTGACGGCCCGCGCCCGCCTCGCGCTGCCGCTCCTGCTCGCCGCGCTCGCCGGCGCGGCCG
This genomic interval from Anaeromyxobacter sp. contains the following:
- a CDS encoding methyl-accepting chemotaxis protein, encoding MPPADAPALAPSQGRFHRKVAIVLGLVVGVAMAVLLLAVYLTGRELMANGMRLRAAAVASSAAAAMRRAEPAAHFDADAWASRVRAATDDGVEVAVRDAAGLVVGRSAVPLPDAGVVAGVARLGPAAAVPGGTVEVRLDRSRLSGLLGLAVGLSAAAGLLLAVAAALVGGLLARRLASPLGPLAEAAGRMAQGDLAAGAPVAARDELATLSGHLERLGEGLRAMLADLRLAAGQVGAATRTIGETTRDQVRQLGGQVAALEETASTVAEMAVASRIATESAQLVIEVAGRSDAVWRQGALAVREGMAGLAALEGRVGAIAGAVTELSDRTVQIAGIIAAVKDLAEQSNVLALNAAIEAAKVGESGQGFAVVAEEMRRLAEQSRRATDEVRAMLVELQRATRKVVAATSHGSEQARAAVLGAEQASATISGLATAIEESSRAARGIADTTRRQTEEMEGIAAAVEYLHGTMGETLASAQRTELVVQDLARVSERLGEAVDAYRT
- a CDS encoding oligopeptide transporter, OPT family; this translates as MSAPAPIPSSATPAREFKPYVAPETSMAELTPKAIVAGAVFGILFGASTVYLALKAGLTVSASIPIAVIAISLGRKLLKTTILENNIIQTAGSAGESIAAGVVFTLPGFLFLSVGADGVSVGAGYFNYITLFTLSLVGGMLGVLMMVPLRRALIVKEHGELQYPEGAACASVLIAGEKGGDFARTAFQGVGISMAYAILQKVFHVIAETPAWVSGRTNKWLPHATVNAEITPEYMGVGYIIGPKIAGVLVAGGVLAWLGLIPLLGFLVPGDAVAAQLLKVGNTPAQFGWDPATHTFANTANAIYRAYVRQIGAGAVAAGGFITLIKTLPTIYTSLRDSIRSLSDKVAASGVKRTDRDLSFVTVIAGSLGLVVVLAVLPFMPGNSFGTRLMVGILVIVFGFIFVTVSSRIVGLIGSSSNPISGMTIATLMATAMIFVGLGWTGSAYEPMALVVGGMVCIAAANGGATSQDLKTGYLIGATPRSQQIALFVGAIASAVVIGLTVQLLDQPTAEQAAQGITHAIGTEKFPAPQGTLMATLIKGLLSLNLDWVYVLVGVFFSITMELCGVKALSFAVGLYLPLSTTLPIFAGGVVKGLVDVVAKRKGGPAEDAELGGGSLMATGLVAGGALTGVVVALLNVNDGINTFLTENLNLEPALAGVLGHGGFQLLGVACFLGLAVLLFRASQKPAPTV